The sequence GTCGACCAGCGGGTTCTCGTCCAGCAGCACCATGTCCGCCCGCTTGCCGACTTCGAGCGTGCCGAGGTCGTCCAACACCCCGAGCATCTCGGCGGCATTGCGGGTCGCCATCGGGATCAGTTCGGCGGGCGTGAAGCCCATCGCGAGCAGGTCCAGCTCCTCGTGTAGGCTCAGACCGGGGAAGATAAAGTCGTTGCCCATGTCCGTGCCGACGACCAAGTTAAAGCCTCGCTTGTGCAGCTCCCGGAGGTCTTCGACCTGGGGCCGGATGACGGTCTCCAGCGTGGGCTCGGCCAGGCCATAGAGGTCGCCCAGGATGGCGAGCGATTCCTCGGCCGAGCGCCCGTTCCGCAGCCGCTTGATCTCGTCGGCGTCGAACAGCCCGGTCGCTTCCACTTCGGCGAGCCACTCTGGGTGCGCGGGGTAGAACAACATCTTGTCGACCATCAGAGTCGTCACCCACGAGGCGTCGCGCGCCCGTAGCCGCTCCACCAGCGCCTTGTCGCGCTTCCAGTCGATGTTCAGACCGACAAAGTGGACGAGGTGGTCCGCACCGGCTGCCTCGGCGACCCGCAGTCCCTCCATCGTGCTGACGTGAGCGAACACCTCGATGCCGCGTGCGTGCGCGACCTCCACGAGGGCTGTGACGAACTCCAATGGAATCATCTTCACGAACGGCGGCTCCGGGCCGTCCTCAATCGTCACCTTGATGCCGACGATGGCCTGGTCCGCGATGGCTTTCACGATGCGCTCTGCGTCGCTGGCCTCGCGCATGTAGTAGACCGTCTCCCCCTCCACCCAGTTGGGGCTAGGGTACGTCTTGACCGGGTGGCGCCCCTCCCTCGTGACGTGCTGACTCGTATGGAAAACTCGCGGCGAAGGGACGGTGCCCGCGTCCGAGAGCGCCCGGACGCGCGCCAGGTTCGCGCGGCTGGCGGTGCTCCCCCCCGTGATCAGAATGGACGTGACGCCGTAGTGGATGAACTGGGGGAATGAGGCTTCGACCGGAAACGGGTGTGTGTGCGCATCGATCAACCCGGGGATGAGGTACCGCCCGGCGCCGTCGATGACCTTGTCGGCCTCGTGGCGCAGCGGTCCCGTCGTAATTGCCGCGATGCGACCGCCCCGGACGAGTACATTCGCTCCTGTTTGCGCCGGGCTACCGGTGCCGTCTATCAGGGTAACGTTTGCGACGGCCAGGTCGTAGGGTTGCGCTGCGACCTGTCCTGTCCAAGCAGACAGGAGAACGCAGAAGAGCAGAACGCCGGAACGGCCGAGGGTCGGAAGGCGAGAATCTAGGTTACACATCGAATAGTCCATAGGGGTGGTGAGGAAGCCGAACGGCTGGAACTCAGTGGCCAAAGAGCCCGCGCAGCGGGCGGTTTGCTCCGCTGCAATGATTTGTTAGGCGTACCGTGAGTGACCATCTAGCCGCCGTGCTTCTCTAGGCTTCCGGTACTGGGATCAGGAAGTTCCTTCGGCGGAAGACCGTTCGCTTCGCGCCACTCCCGGATGAGAGCAATCCAACGTGGGATGTTCTCGGTTTTGTAAAGGATTCTGAATCCTGGAGCAAGTGCTTCGTACTCCTCGCGGCGATGAGTATCGGCCCAACGGAAGAAGCGGCTCAGGTTGGACTCTGTCGAGCCAC comes from Acidobacteriota bacterium and encodes:
- a CDS encoding amidohydrolase family protein, producing MATEFQPFGFLTTPMDYSMCNLDSRLPTLGRSGVLLFCVLLSAWTGQVAAQPYDLAVANVTLIDGTGSPAQTGANVLVRGGRIAAITTGPLRHEADKVIDGAGRYLIPGLIDAHTHPFPVEASFPQFIHYGVTSILITGGSTASRANLARVRALSDAGTVPSPRVFHTSQHVTREGRHPVKTYPSPNWVEGETVYYMREASDAERIVKAIADQAIVGIKVTIEDGPEPPFVKMIPLEFVTALVEVAHARGIEVFAHVSTMEGLRVAEAAGADHLVHFVGLNIDWKRDKALVERLRARDASWVTTLMVDKMLFYPAHPEWLAEVEATGLFDADEIKRLRNGRSAEESLAILGDLYGLAEPTLETVIRPQVEDLRELHKRGFNLVVGTDMGNDFIFPGLSLHEELDLLAMGFTPAELIPMATRNAAEMLGVLDDLGTLEVGKRADMVLLDENPLVDIRHTRAIRAVFRGGREQSRLTSNPR